In the Gemmatimonadota bacterium genome, one interval contains:
- a CDS encoding oxidoreductase: MTDGASTTGERAPSVAREPWQPATITAVSRLTSRVVSVTLRPERWRPFLAGQHADVRLTAEDGYRTHRSYSIASPPAAEGTLELVIELLGDGEVSPFFHEVAAAGDTVEIRGPSASHFAWRPEEPGAVFLAAGGSGVVPFLSMVRQRAHVTAPSPMALLYSARSWEDVIAGEELLAHEQAQRGLVVSFALTRQAPRRSSDFAARIDASIVAEMMARLGEPVRHAFVCGAQRFVGSVADLLVGAGVPAQSIRTERYGGS, from the coding sequence ATGACTGACGGCGCCAGCACGACGGGCGAGCGCGCGCCGAGCGTCGCACGCGAGCCGTGGCAGCCGGCAACGATCACGGCGGTCAGTCGCCTGACGAGCCGGGTCGTGAGTGTCACGCTGCGACCGGAGCGATGGCGCCCCTTTCTCGCCGGGCAGCACGCGGACGTCCGCCTCACCGCGGAGGACGGATACCGCACGCACCGGAGCTACTCCATCGCGTCCCCCCCCGCGGCCGAGGGGACCCTCGAGTTGGTGATCGAGCTGCTGGGGGATGGCGAGGTCTCTCCCTTCTTCCACGAGGTCGCCGCCGCCGGCGACACGGTTGAGATTCGTGGTCCCTCCGCCTCGCACTTCGCCTGGCGCCCCGAGGAACCGGGGGCGGTGTTCCTTGCGGCTGGCGGCTCGGGGGTCGTGCCGTTCCTCTCGATGGTGCGCCAACGGGCGCACGTCACCGCACCATCACCGATGGCGCTCCTCTACTCGGCCCGCAGCTGGGAGGATGTCATCGCTGGGGAGGAGCTGCTGGCACACGAGCAGGCGCAACGGGGCCTCGTCGTCTCTTTCGCCCTCACGCGGCAGGCACCGCGCCGATCGTCCGACTTCGCCGCGCGGATCGACGCATCGATCGTTGCCGAGATGATGGCTCGCCTGGGCGAGCCGGTACGGCACGCGTTCGTGTGCGGTGCCCAGCGATTCGTGGGTTCGGTCGCCGACCTCCTGGTCGGGGCCGGCGTCCCGGCGCAGTCAATCCGCACCGAACGCTACGGCGGGAGCTGA
- a CDS encoding sulfite oxidase-like oxidoreductase codes for MATRGFVGRRPASDHADRVPPGQHLVPDFPVLSAGPTPHVATADWSFTLKVGPRPVQVWTWDEFNALPRSRYTRDIHCVTTWSKLDTRWEGVLVDDILAAAGIAAPTAYLLAHSYDGYSTNVPVADVIGGKAMVATHFDDRPLEADHGGPARLVVPHLYFWKSAKWIHGLQFTAHDEAGFWELRGYHMYGDPWREQRFTHD; via the coding sequence ATGGCCACCCGCGGCTTCGTTGGACGACGACCGGCGAGCGATCACGCCGACCGCGTTCCCCCTGGACAGCATCTCGTCCCCGATTTTCCCGTGCTCTCGGCGGGGCCGACGCCTCACGTCGCGACGGCGGACTGGTCGTTCACGCTCAAGGTGGGTCCCAGGCCGGTGCAGGTGTGGACGTGGGATGAGTTCAACGCGCTCCCTCGTTCGCGCTATACCCGCGACATCCATTGCGTCACCACCTGGTCCAAGCTGGACACACGATGGGAAGGGGTGCTGGTCGACGACATCCTCGCCGCGGCCGGCATTGCAGCTCCGACCGCCTACCTGCTCGCGCACTCGTACGACGGCTACTCGACCAACGTCCCGGTCGCCGACGTCATCGGTGGAAAGGCGATGGTGGCGACCCACTTCGACGACCGGCCTCTCGAGGCCGATCACGGCGGCCCCGCGCGCCTCGTCGTCCCGCACCTCTACTTCTGGAAGTCGGCCAAGTGGATCCACGGGCTGCAGTTCACCGCGCACGACGAGGCGGGCTTCTGGGAGCTGCGTGGCTATCACATGTACGGCGATCCGTGGCGCGAACAGCGCTTCACCCATGACTGA
- a CDS encoding TonB-dependent receptor: protein MSCLPWARLSRLARSSRPARSSRLARLSRTPRLSRAWRLASYAIAPALLLVAGPAAAQVVDTLRARGDSARADSVRRIERVLVTAIRASDAAPIAQTTIPAVTIRQRQFGQDVPLLLVGATPALSAHTETGTNWGYSYLRLRGMDQTRINITIDGIPLNDMEDQVLYFANFADLMSSVQSVQVQRGVGTSSAGTASFAGSVNFETMPVARREGGGDVQLQLGSFGAQRVSAGFSSGLRGPGGRLAVQGRAGVLRTDGYREHSGVAGGAARVGAGWFGDRTIVKLTALVGVLSDTLSYVGATRAELATNRRFNPLAPDERDRFGQQMVALAYTRLVNEGTSLNTTVYRNSAAGSYDYFDGADRYRFNLDHTWYGVTSAINHQRGAWRLHAGVNANDYARDHRGYFQPSTTLYDNTGYKSDVSGFVKASYDVGRVRWFADVQGRHASFRYAPDANAGITERSIDWDFLNPKAGLTMRLGEGVSAFASFGATTREPARSDLLAGDDDLNATNVDDYGDFTRVRPETVRDFEAGIMLARASFDLAANVYSMDFRNDIARIGAPTASGAVLRRNVGESYRRGVELDGSWRAAPRVTLGGNLAWSTNRIRQFTDSSRGTPVVRRNVQPLLTPRFMSTQRADVVVARSLTVSAEGRFQSRAYLDNTNSADRVLPSYYTLDATARWTRSRYALTVRGVNLGDSQQFGSGSVSSSGTVRYFVLPARSVFVTADVSW, encoded by the coding sequence ATGTCCTGCCTGCCTTGGGCGCGCCTGTCGCGCCTCGCGCGCTCGTCGCGCCCCGCGCGCTCGTCGCGCCTCGCGCGCCTGTCGCGCACTCCTCGTCTCTCGCGTGCGTGGCGCCTCGCTAGCTACGCGATTGCCCCCGCGCTTCTCCTCGTCGCCGGGCCGGCCGCCGCTCAGGTGGTCGATACGCTCCGCGCCCGCGGCGATAGCGCGCGCGCCGACAGTGTGCGCCGCATCGAGCGCGTCCTCGTGACCGCCATCCGTGCCTCGGACGCGGCCCCGATCGCCCAGACGACGATTCCCGCGGTGACGATCCGCCAGCGACAGTTCGGCCAGGACGTTCCGCTCCTGCTCGTGGGGGCGACGCCGGCCCTGAGCGCCCACACCGAGACGGGGACCAACTGGGGCTACAGTTACCTGCGCTTGCGCGGCATGGACCAGACGCGGATCAACATCACGATCGATGGCATCCCGCTCAACGACATGGAGGACCAGGTCCTCTACTTCGCCAACTTCGCCGACCTGATGTCGAGCGTGCAGTCGGTGCAGGTGCAACGCGGCGTGGGGACGAGCAGCGCTGGCACGGCATCGTTTGCCGGATCGGTCAACTTCGAGACGATGCCGGTGGCCCGGCGCGAGGGCGGCGGCGACGTGCAGCTCCAACTGGGATCGTTCGGCGCGCAGCGTGTCAGCGCCGGCTTTTCCTCCGGGCTGCGCGGCCCGGGGGGACGCCTCGCCGTGCAGGGGCGTGCGGGAGTCCTGCGAACCGACGGCTATCGCGAGCACAGCGGCGTGGCGGGGGGCGCGGCGCGGGTCGGCGCGGGATGGTTCGGCGACCGCACCATCGTCAAGCTCACCGCCCTGGTGGGCGTGCTCTCCGACACGCTGTCGTACGTGGGGGCCACGCGCGCCGAACTCGCGACCAATCGCCGCTTCAACCCGCTCGCGCCGGATGAGCGCGACCGATTCGGCCAGCAGATGGTGGCGCTCGCCTATACGCGACTTGTCAACGAGGGGACGTCGCTCAACACCACCGTGTACCGCAACTCGGCGGCGGGGAGTTACGACTATTTCGACGGCGCCGATCGTTACCGCTTCAACCTCGATCACACGTGGTATGGCGTCACCAGCGCCATCAACCACCAGCGTGGCGCATGGCGCCTGCACGCCGGCGTCAATGCCAACGACTATGCGCGTGACCATCGCGGCTACTTCCAGCCCAGCACTACGCTGTACGACAACACCGGGTACAAGTCGGACGTCAGCGGATTCGTGAAGGCCTCGTACGACGTCGGGCGCGTGCGCTGGTTCGCTGATGTGCAGGGGCGACACGCGTCCTTCCGCTACGCCCCCGACGCAAACGCCGGGATCACCGAGCGCTCCATCGACTGGGACTTCCTCAACCCCAAGGCGGGGCTCACCATGCGACTGGGGGAGGGGGTGAGCGCCTTCGCGTCCTTCGGTGCGACGACGCGTGAACCGGCGCGCAGCGACCTGCTCGCCGGCGACGATGACCTCAACGCCACCAACGTCGACGACTACGGCGACTTCACGCGCGTGCGTCCCGAGACCGTGCGCGACTTCGAGGCCGGCATCATGCTGGCGCGCGCCTCGTTCGACCTCGCGGCCAACGTCTACAGCATGGATTTCCGGAACGACATCGCGCGCATCGGCGCCCCCACCGCGTCGGGGGCGGTGCTGCGGCGCAACGTCGGTGAGAGCTACCGCCGTGGCGTCGAGCTCGATGGCAGCTGGCGGGCCGCCCCCCGCGTCACGCTGGGCGGCAACCTGGCGTGGAGCACCAACCGCATTCGGCAGTTCACGGATTCCTCGCGCGGGACGCCGGTCGTGCGGCGCAACGTGCAGCCGCTCCTGACACCGCGCTTCATGAGCACGCAGCGCGCCGATGTCGTCGTGGCGCGCTCGCTCACCGTCTCGGCCGAGGGGCGCTTTCAGTCGCGGGCGTACCTGGACAACACGAACAGCGCCGACCGGGTCCTCCCTTCGTACTACACCCTCGATGCGACCGCGCGATGGACGCGCTCGCGCTACGCCCTCACCGTGCGCGGCGTCAACCTCGGCGACTCGCAACAGTTCGGCAGCGGCTCGGTCTCGTCGTCAGGCACGGTGCGCTACTTCGTCCTCCCCGCGCGCAGCGTCTTCGTCACGGCGGACGTGAGCTGGTAG
- a CDS encoding M28 family peptidase produces MSTSRFFAALVLAAACLPASAQAQRRPALNEYGNPARLTPAPTTSAITPRDLQIRLYQFADDSMQGRQVGRAGNAKGTAYIAAELKRLGLVPAGDNGSFFQVLPYHLRKFTDHSRLTVSGNPLQWEVDWVAVPGTRAPRPIAGVEVVFGGVAGDTTRQISAEQAAGKFVVVLPAPSSAAARGGPPARFAPPPPSRLGSAVAVATVDLDALTPAQRRAINEPAVATQLAAGRGRPGAPAAATDSLTLLKQQLDQLAPQAALRLTKSAAARLFGTQSVEALPLGTRGGSVTASLDFVELPSDYARNVVAILPGSDPALAGQYVAIGAHNDHVGFNTPVDKDSLKAFNNERNKRLLANKMVALNAEQLAAIRVNMDSVRRVHPVARLDSINNGADDDGSGSMAVLEIAEFLQAQKVKPKRSTLFVWHTGEEAGLIGSAFFTRNPTVPMDSIVAQLNIDMIGRGREGDLPGGSPDYLGVVGSFFDSKDLGETVAAVNTKQAKALTLDYKYDSTLSWTGYNNIYGRSDHYNYAVQGVPIAFFFTGLHGDYHQRTDEPEFIDYPHYARITNYIRDLTVEVANGPRPRINGTRPAKPPRPTVP; encoded by the coding sequence ATGTCGACTTCCCGATTCTTCGCTGCGCTCGTCCTTGCGGCGGCGTGCCTCCCGGCCAGCGCGCAGGCGCAACGGCGTCCCGCACTCAACGAGTACGGCAACCCCGCCCGGCTCACACCCGCGCCGACGACGAGTGCCATCACGCCGCGCGACCTCCAGATTCGCCTGTACCAGTTTGCCGACGACTCGATGCAGGGGCGGCAGGTGGGACGCGCCGGCAACGCCAAGGGGACGGCGTACATCGCCGCGGAGCTCAAGCGCCTCGGACTCGTCCCCGCTGGTGACAACGGGAGCTTCTTCCAGGTGCTGCCGTATCACCTGCGCAAGTTCACGGACCACTCGCGCCTCACCGTCAGCGGCAACCCGCTGCAGTGGGAAGTGGATTGGGTGGCGGTCCCGGGGACGCGCGCCCCGCGCCCGATCGCGGGGGTGGAAGTCGTCTTCGGCGGCGTCGCGGGCGACACGACGCGGCAGATCAGCGCCGAACAGGCGGCGGGGAAGTTCGTCGTCGTCCTCCCCGCACCGAGCAGCGCGGCAGCGCGCGGCGGTCCGCCCGCGCGTTTCGCCCCGCCCCCGCCCTCGCGACTGGGATCAGCCGTCGCAGTGGCCACGGTCGACCTCGACGCGCTCACGCCGGCGCAGCGACGCGCGATCAACGAACCGGCGGTCGCGACGCAGTTGGCCGCTGGGCGCGGACGCCCCGGCGCACCGGCGGCGGCGACCGACTCCCTCACCTTGCTCAAGCAACAGCTCGACCAGCTCGCCCCACAGGCAGCGCTGCGCCTGACGAAGTCGGCGGCCGCACGCCTCTTCGGCACGCAGTCGGTCGAGGCGCTCCCGCTCGGCACGCGCGGCGGCTCGGTCACCGCGTCGCTCGACTTCGTCGAACTGCCGAGCGACTACGCGCGCAACGTCGTCGCCATCCTCCCGGGGAGCGATCCGGCGCTCGCCGGACAGTACGTCGCGATCGGTGCGCACAACGACCACGTCGGCTTCAACACGCCGGTCGACAAGGACTCGCTCAAGGCGTTCAACAACGAGCGCAACAAGCGCCTCCTCGCCAACAAGATGGTCGCACTCAACGCGGAGCAGCTGGCGGCGATCCGCGTGAACATGGACTCCGTCCGCCGCGTGCACCCCGTGGCGCGCCTCGACTCCATCAACAACGGCGCCGACGACGACGGCTCCGGCTCGATGGCGGTCCTCGAGATCGCCGAGTTCCTGCAGGCGCAGAAGGTGAAGCCGAAGCGCTCGACGCTCTTCGTCTGGCACACGGGCGAGGAGGCGGGGCTGATCGGGTCGGCCTTCTTCACGCGCAACCCGACGGTGCCGATGGACTCGATCGTCGCGCAGCTCAACATCGACATGATCGGCCGCGGGCGTGAGGGCGACCTTCCCGGCGGCTCCCCCGACTACCTCGGCGTCGTCGGGTCGTTCTTCGACTCCAAGGACCTGGGTGAGACCGTCGCGGCGGTGAACACGAAGCAGGCCAAGGCGCTGACCCTCGACTACAAGTACGACTCCACGCTCTCCTGGACCGGCTACAACAACATCTACGGCCGCAGCGATCACTACAACTACGCCGTGCAGGGCGTGCCCATCGCCTTCTTCTTCACGGGATTGCACGGCGACTACCACCAGCGGACCGACGAGCCGGAGTTCATCGACTACCCGCACTACGCGCGCATCACGAACTACATCCGCGACCTCACGGTCGAAGTGGCCAACGGACCTCGCCCGCGCATCAACGGGACGCGCCCGGCCAAGCCACCGCGCCCGACGGTCCCCTGA
- a CDS encoding D-aminoacylase, whose protein sequence is MLALRSAAALLLLGGVLAPATGRGQASPRYDLVLANGTIVDGTGATRQQGDIAIVGDRIVRISAAPIPRESATRVLDVRGLVVAPGFIDIHAHAGTAIATDRFAENFLRQGITTTIASLHSQDEPWPLAPYASALRSAPNVGFFAGHTWIRKRVMGLANRPPSPDELAHMVALVDSSMQQGALGLATGLEYVPATYATTDEVIALARPAARYGGIYITHMRDEGPRTLASWGEVIRIAREAGIPAQVNHHKVTGAAQFGWSTRTIALLDSARAAGLDVSHDVYPYTAFASYSDLLIPAWALAGGTDSLRARLADRATRARIEREMLAIFPEQAGAGLASVQFSTIESQPQFAGKTLADFVRARGLAPTLANGARAVLELQLAGGFLAIYHSMDDRDVERILQHPLAMIESDGDVVGLGMGFPHPRSYGAFPRVLARYVRERGTLTLEQAIHKMTQLPAQRLGIADRGVLREGMAADLVAFDPARIRDVATYTDPHHYSVGVVHLLVNGVPVLERGSLTGALPGRAVLGRARLASPPALR, encoded by the coding sequence ATGCTTGCCCTCCGCTCCGCCGCAGCGCTCCTGCTCCTCGGGGGCGTGCTCGCCCCCGCAACGGGGCGGGGGCAGGCGTCGCCCCGGTACGACCTCGTCCTGGCCAACGGCACCATCGTCGATGGCACCGGGGCGACGCGGCAGCAGGGCGACATCGCCATCGTCGGCGACCGGATCGTGCGCATCTCCGCCGCGCCGATTCCGCGCGAGTCGGCGACGCGCGTGCTCGATGTGCGCGGCCTCGTCGTCGCCCCCGGCTTCATCGACATCCACGCGCACGCCGGCACCGCGATCGCCACCGATCGCTTCGCCGAGAACTTCCTGCGCCAGGGGATCACCACGACGATCGCGTCGCTGCACAGCCAGGATGAGCCGTGGCCGCTGGCGCCGTATGCGTCGGCCCTGCGCTCGGCGCCTAACGTCGGCTTCTTTGCCGGACACACGTGGATCCGCAAGCGCGTCATGGGGCTCGCGAATCGCCCCCCGTCGCCTGACGAGTTGGCGCACATGGTGGCCCTGGTCGACTCGTCGATGCAGCAGGGGGCGTTGGGGTTGGCGACCGGGTTGGAGTACGTCCCCGCGACCTACGCGACGACCGACGAGGTCATCGCCCTCGCGCGGCCGGCGGCCCGCTACGGCGGGATCTACATCACCCACATGCGCGACGAAGGACCGCGCACGCTCGCATCGTGGGGCGAGGTGATTCGCATCGCGCGCGAGGCCGGGATCCCCGCGCAGGTGAATCATCACAAGGTGACCGGCGCCGCCCAGTTCGGCTGGAGCACGCGCACCATCGCCCTCCTCGACTCGGCGCGCGCCGCGGGGCTCGACGTGTCGCACGATGTCTATCCCTACACCGCCTTCGCCTCGTACTCCGACCTCCTCATCCCGGCCTGGGCGCTGGCGGGCGGGACCGACTCGTTGCGCGCGCGCCTCGCCGACCGCGCCACGCGCGCGCGCATCGAGCGCGAGATGCTGGCCATCTTCCCCGAGCAGGCCGGGGCCGGTCTCGCCAGCGTGCAGTTCAGCACCATCGAGTCGCAGCCCCAGTTCGCGGGGAAGACGCTCGCCGACTTCGTGCGGGCGCGCGGCCTGGCGCCCACGCTGGCCAACGGCGCGCGCGCCGTGCTGGAGTTGCAACTGGCGGGAGGGTTCCTCGCGATCTATCACAGCATGGATGATCGCGATGTCGAACGCATCCTGCAGCACCCGCTCGCGATGATCGAGAGCGACGGCGACGTGGTGGGGCTGGGGATGGGCTTCCCGCACCCGCGCAGCTACGGCGCCTTTCCGCGCGTCCTCGCGCGGTATGTGCGCGAGCGCGGCACCCTCACGCTCGAACAGGCGATCCACAAGATGACGCAACTCCCCGCGCAGCGACTCGGCATCGCGGACCGTGGCGTGCTGCGCGAGGGCATGGCGGCCGATCTCGTCGCCTTCGATCCGGCACGCATTCGCGACGTCGCGACCTATACCGATCCGCACCACTACTCGGTCGGGGTCGTGCACCTCCTCGTCAACGGCGTCCCGGTGCTCGAGCGCGGGAGCCTGACGGGGGCGCTGCCTGGCCGTGCGGTCCTCGGGCGCGCACGTCTGGCGTCACCGCCGGCGTTGCGGTAG
- a CDS encoding ATP-dependent DNA helicase RecQ — MSHPAPAPLPDLDAALRRLGYDAFRPGQREAIETIINERRLLLVAPTGGGKSLIYQLPATVLEGTTLVVSPLVSLMHDQVAALTARGVNATFLAATLDSEEIRRRMSALARGEFQIAYVAPERLAFPGFRALVREINCPLVAIDEAHCISEWGHDFRPDYLQLGDLVADLADARVMACTATATPIVRDEILARLGLGADTPQLVRGFARPNLGLRVHEVRSGAENARVVDAALAEALGSPKAARGAAIVYAPTRKRTEEEEERLADEGWRTAAYHAGLSGDVRERAQQQFRDGDIDVIVATNAFGMGIDRADVRAVVHLAPPGSIEAYYQEVGRAGRDGADAIGVLCIAPGDLPLRRRLLEMPNELGEVDQARVQHRWSLFLELMRWAEGGSCRHDAILRYFGDEAETLAGCGRCDTCTALEEPNAADAEETAIAVRKALSAVARTHNRFGLQAAVKLLAGLPDPRLERSGLHETRTFGALRGRSEEWITALLRRCVTAGWVDFTGGDRPMVALTPAGKGVLFGTGPVRLLLPSDAPRRPAERTRGAAAGRGTRPRPEVSALSEEDAALFQALRARRLELARAEHVPPYVVASDRTLHEIAELRPRTLSALEGIYGIGAAKAARYGEALIDVVRDAVR; from the coding sequence ATGTCCCACCCCGCGCCCGCACCGCTCCCCGATCTCGACGCCGCCCTCCGCCGCCTCGGCTACGACGCCTTTCGCCCCGGCCAGCGCGAGGCCATCGAGACCATCATCAATGAGCGGCGCCTCCTCCTGGTCGCCCCCACCGGCGGCGGGAAGTCGCTGATCTACCAGCTCCCGGCGACCGTGCTCGAGGGGACCACCCTCGTCGTGTCGCCGCTGGTCTCGCTCATGCACGACCAGGTCGCCGCACTCACCGCGCGCGGCGTCAACGCCACCTTCCTGGCGGCCACGCTGGACAGCGAGGAGATCCGCCGGCGCATGTCGGCGTTGGCCCGCGGCGAGTTCCAGATCGCCTATGTCGCCCCGGAGCGCCTCGCCTTCCCGGGCTTCCGCGCGCTCGTGCGCGAGATCAACTGTCCGCTCGTGGCCATCGACGAGGCGCACTGCATCTCGGAATGGGGACACGACTTCCGCCCCGACTACCTGCAGCTGGGCGACCTCGTCGCGGACCTGGCCGATGCACGCGTGATGGCCTGCACCGCCACTGCGACGCCGATCGTGCGGGACGAGATCCTCGCCCGCCTGGGGCTCGGCGCCGACACGCCACAACTGGTGCGCGGCTTCGCCCGCCCTAACCTGGGGTTGCGCGTGCACGAGGTGCGGAGCGGAGCCGAGAATGCGCGGGTGGTCGACGCGGCACTCGCCGAGGCGCTGGGGTCGCCCAAGGCGGCGCGTGGCGCGGCGATCGTCTATGCCCCCACGCGCAAGCGCACCGAGGAAGAGGAAGAGCGCCTCGCCGACGAGGGGTGGCGCACCGCCGCGTATCACGCCGGACTGTCAGGCGACGTGCGCGAGCGCGCGCAGCAGCAGTTCCGCGATGGCGACATCGACGTCATCGTCGCCACCAACGCCTTCGGCATGGGCATCGATCGCGCCGACGTGCGCGCCGTGGTGCACCTCGCGCCGCCGGGATCGATCGAGGCGTACTACCAGGAGGTCGGGCGCGCCGGGCGCGACGGGGCCGACGCGATCGGGGTGCTGTGCATTGCGCCTGGCGACCTCCCGTTGCGTCGCCGCTTGCTGGAAATGCCCAACGAACTCGGCGAGGTGGACCAGGCGCGCGTCCAGCACCGCTGGTCGCTCTTCCTCGAACTCATGCGATGGGCCGAAGGGGGGAGCTGCCGTCACGATGCCATCCTCCGCTACTTCGGCGACGAGGCCGAGACGCTCGCGGGGTGCGGCCGCTGCGACACCTGCACCGCACTCGAGGAGCCTAACGCTGCCGACGCCGAGGAGACGGCGATTGCGGTGCGCAAGGCGCTGAGCGCGGTGGCGCGAACCCACAACCGGTTCGGGCTGCAGGCAGCGGTCAAGCTCCTGGCGGGGCTCCCCGACCCGCGCCTCGAACGATCGGGGCTGCACGAAACGCGCACCTTCGGCGCCCTGCGCGGGCGCAGCGAGGAGTGGATCACCGCGCTGCTGCGCCGCTGCGTCACCGCCGGGTGGGTCGACTTCACCGGGGGCGATCGCCCCATGGTCGCCCTCACGCCGGCGGGGAAGGGCGTCCTCTTCGGCACCGGCCCGGTCCGGCTCCTCCTCCCGAGCGACGCCCCTCGGCGCCCGGCCGAGCGCACGCGCGGCGCCGCTGCCGGACGTGGGACGCGACCGCGCCCCGAGGTCTCCGCGCTCTCCGAAGAGGATGCCGCGCTCTTCCAGGCGCTGCGCGCCCGGCGTCTCGAACTCGCGCGCGCGGAGCACGTGCCGCCCTACGTCGTAGCCAGCGACCGCACGCTGCACGAAATCGCCGAACTGCGGCCGCGCACGCTCTCGGCCCTCGAGGGGATCTACGGCATCGGGGCGGCCAAGGCGGCTCGGTACGGTGAGGCCCTGATCGACGTGGTGCGAGACGCGGTGCGCTAG
- a CDS encoding CbrC family protein has product MNPRDTGHVFLGLGLMSDATPALPAFRYHPDPVASGSVVPSTDRCACCGAARGYVYVGPVYAEDDLDDALCPWCIADGEAHRRFGATFVDSEAFDADAEPVHIDAIVERTPGFNAWQPERWPSCCGEPAAFVTPAGIGDIRARYRRLEGALMTYIVHELSISGGAAGRLLESLTPDGSPTAYIFQCLHCDGMPVYVDHG; this is encoded by the coding sequence GTGAATCCGCGCGATACTGGACACGTCTTCCTCGGTCTCGGACTCATGAGCGACGCGACTCCCGCACTGCCGGCTTTTCGATACCATCCCGATCCCGTCGCGAGCGGGAGCGTCGTGCCGTCGACCGATCGCTGCGCCTGTTGTGGCGCGGCGCGCGGGTACGTCTACGTCGGCCCGGTCTACGCCGAAGACGACCTCGATGACGCGCTCTGCCCGTGGTGCATCGCCGACGGTGAGGCGCATCGGCGCTTTGGGGCCACGTTCGTCGACAGCGAGGCGTTCGACGCCGACGCCGAGCCGGTGCACATCGACGCGATCGTCGAGCGCACGCCGGGTTTCAACGCGTGGCAACCGGAGCGCTGGCCGAGTTGCTGTGGCGAACCGGCGGCCTTCGTGACCCCGGCAGGAATCGGCGACATTCGCGCGCGCTACCGTCGACTGGAAGGCGCGCTGATGACGTACATCGTGCACGAGCTCTCGATCTCCGGCGGCGCTGCAGGACGTTTGCTCGAATCGTTGACGCCTGATGGCAGTCCCACCGCGTACATCTTCCAGTGCCTGCACTGCGACGGCATGCCGGTGTACGTCGATCACGGGTAG
- a CDS encoding (2Fe-2S)-binding protein, whose translation MAYTLKVNGKTHTVDVPADMPLLWVLRDVLDLKGTKFGCGIGQCGACTVHKDGAPTRSCRTTVAASVGANITTIEGISPDGTTLTALQQAWDELDVPQCGYCQAGQLMAATALLVKTPKPTDEQIDAAMNGNICRCATYLRIKQAIHQAAGSLQHTTVPTGRSGDDNA comes from the coding sequence ATGGCGTACACACTCAAGGTCAACGGGAAGACCCACACGGTCGACGTCCCGGCCGACATGCCGCTCCTGTGGGTCCTGCGCGACGTCCTCGACCTGAAGGGGACGAAGTTCGGCTGCGGCATCGGGCAATGCGGCGCCTGCACCGTGCACAAGGACGGCGCCCCAACTCGCTCGTGCCGCACCACGGTCGCGGCGTCGGTCGGCGCGAATATCACGACCATCGAGGGGATCTCCCCCGACGGAACGACGCTCACCGCGCTGCAGCAGGCGTGGGATGAACTCGACGTCCCGCAGTGCGGTTACTGCCAGGCCGGGCAGCTCATGGCGGCGACGGCGCTCCTGGTGAAGACGCCCAAGCCGACCGACGAGCAGATCGACGCGGCGATGAACGGGAACATCTGCCGGTGTGCGACCTACCTGCGCATCAAGCAGGCGATTCACCAGGCCGCCGGGTCGCTGCAGCACACCACCGTCCCGACCGGCCGGTCGGGCGACGACAACGCATAA